From Dreissena polymorpha isolate Duluth1 unplaced genomic scaffold, UMN_Dpol_1.0 chrUn007, whole genome shotgun sequence, the proteins below share one genomic window:
- the LOC127863400 gene encoding deoxyribonuclease-1-like: protein MCYHTVLFAFGLCLVSMTTGFILNGEPIRNTNSSLPSMAAPPLRVGSFNIQVFGQTKYSKPEIMAVIVKILSRYDIVQVLEIRDATGAAFEHLLADLNNYVKVHIGLSAVYGKVISPRLGRTSSKEQYGFLYRTSKVNVSDTYLYSDTHDVFEREPYGVQFHSPTTVVQDFVLMANHIQPSAAVLEMDQLPAVYDEFTRHFRVQDVIIAGDFNADCQYMKPSDWLNISLRTDQRFTWLVQDDLDTTVGVTACSYDKFVLGGDLIAHAVVPDSVQAYRFDEDLAINRSFAVEISDHYPIEMQIKGSPNIQTQKHLVSSVSFTVTNSFSVSKDTDIQNVYHVPSCTTSPFVVKLLMDGTRMDHMDIVANLRDVDSIIPQLQNFSANCPRILTPETLSMVDGYVRSGMLTASLPDVYGLVYSPNVHVFETAIRCSLQLPYICSVTVSKQISGN from the exons ATGTGCTATCATACGGTCTTGTTTGCGTTTGGTCTCTGTCTCGTGTCAATGACAACAGGGTTTATTTTAAATGGAGAACCCATAAGGAATACAAACAGTTCGTTACCTTCCATGGCTGCCCCACCCCTGCGAGTGGGCTCGTTCAACATACAGGTGTTTGGACAAACAAAGTACTCGAAGCCGGAAATCATGGCGGTTATTGTTAAG ATACTGAGTAGGTACGACATCGTGCAGGTGTTGGAGATTCGTGACGCCACCGGTGCCGCATTCGAGCACCTGCTGGCGGATCTGAACAACTACGTTAAAGT CCACATTGGTTTGTCAGCAGTGTATGGCAAGGTAATAAGCCCTAGACTGGGTCGTACATCTAGCAAGGAACAGTACGGATTCCTTTACCG AACATCAAAGGTGAACGTTTCGGACACGTATCTTTATTCGGATACACACGATGTGTTTGAGAGAGAGCCATACGGAGTACAGTTTCACTCACCGACCACGG TAGTTCAAGACTTCGTCCTAATGGCCAACCACATTCAACCCAGTGCGGCCGTGCTGGAGATGGATCAACTTCCGGCGGTGTACGACGAATTTACACGTCACTTCCGTGTACAG GACGTAATAATAGCGGGCGACTTTAATGCTGACTGTCAGTACATGAAGCCGAGCGACTGGCTGAACATCTCGCTGAGGACGGACCAGCGCTTCACGTGGCTAGTACAGGATGACCTGGATACTACCGTGGGGGTCACCGCCTGCAGCTATGACAA GTTCGTACTGGGCGGAGACCTCATTGCGCATGCCGTCGTCCCAGACAGCGTGCAGGCGTACCGCTTTGATGAGGACCTGGCAATCAATAGATCCTTT gCAGTTGAAATAAGTGACCACTACCCCATTGAGATGCAGATAAAAGGCAGTC CTAATATCCAAACGCAGAAGCATCTAGTCTCCTCAGTTTCTTTCACCGTGACCAACTCGTTCTCCGTATCTAAAGACACTGACATTCAAAACGTCTATCACGTGCCGTCATGCACGACATCACCATTTGTGGTAAAATTGCTAATGGACGGCACACGTATGGACCACATGGACATCGTGGCTAATTTAAGAGACGTTGATTCAATCATTCCACAGCTCCAGAATTTCAGCGCCAACTGCCCGAGGATTTTAACCCCGGAAACTCTTAGCATGGTCGACGGCTACGTACGCTCCGGGATGCTTACAGCGTCACTACCGGACGTCTATGGACTCGTGTACTCCCCGAATGTGCACGTGTTCGAGACAGCCATTCGCTGTTCGCTGCAGCTGCCTTATATTTGTTCAGTGACAGTTTCGAAACAAATCAGCGGAAATTAA
- the LOC127863401 gene encoding haloacid dehalogenase-like hydrolase domain-containing protein 2, with translation MFTVIKAVLIDLSGTIHIDDAEIRGSIESLNKLRHLERSIKFVTNTTKESRAMLVKRLHRIGFQIEPQEIFTCLTAARKMIDSRNLSPLLLLDDRALEDFTGIPQDQFDSVVVGLAPEKFNYGSMNHALRLVLGGSPLIAVHKARYYKRKDGLALGPGPFVSALEYAADCQSQVVGKPEAAFFLSAIEEFNVHPEECVMIGDDARDDVVGAIRAGMKGILVKTGKYRQGDERHLPPEAVVADDFPSAVDMLTSET, from the exons atgtttacagttatcaaaGCTGTTTTAATTGATTTAAGCGGAACTATCCACATTGACGATGCAGAAATTAGAGGATCGATAGAAAGTCTCAACAA ACTTAGGCATTTGGAAAGATCAATAAAGTTTGTGACGAATACTACTAAAGAATCAAGGGCAATGCTAGTAAAACGTCTACATCGTATAGGATTTCAAATCGAACCACAAGAAATATTTACGTGTCTCACCGCAGCAAGAAAGATGATTGACTCACGGAACCTTTCACCGCTATTGCTTCTAGACGACAGGGCACTCGAGGATTTTACAG GTATTCCACAAGACCAGTTCGACTCAGTTGTTGTGGGGCTCGCACCAGAGAAGTTTAACTACGGAAGTATGAACCATGCGTTAAG GCTGGTGCTAGGAGGTTCCCCGCTCATTGCCGTGCACAAGGCGAGGTATTACAAGCGCAAAGATGGGCTAGCGCTGGGGCCAG GACCGTTCGTTTCTGCACTGGAATACGCAGCAGACTGCCAGTCGCAAGTGGTCGGTAAACCAGAGGCGGCGTTCTTCCTGTCAGCGATCGAGGAGTTCAACGTGCATCCAGAGGAGTGCGTCATGATAGGCGAT GATGCGCGCGATGATGTCGTTGGGGCAATCAGGGCTGGGATGAAAGGGATCCTGGTTAAAACAG ggAAATACAGACAAGGTGATGAGCGCCATTTGCCACCGGAAGCTGTTGTTGCAGACGACTTTCCAAGTGCTGTAGATATGCTTACTTCAGAAACCTGA